In Populus alba chromosome 9, ASM523922v2, whole genome shotgun sequence, a genomic segment contains:
- the LOC118053836 gene encoding outer envelope protein 39, chloroplastic, which translates to MGAQKSIHAGKAKIDVNVDFTHKLCATLMLPSLRNTGSPLSLIIGSLCIKHPNLFGGSEKLDVSWDKGLYDSNVSVTYRRPRPEWLCQKCFVIQHSFSPEIGVHGTPIDNFSRSGSGDVNLSRLSVGLDRNEPASSDWSSSTSIKFEHVQLVNDDGRSITRDIDGFPVTCSGSPHDSMLVLKQESQYAKANDHSFSRFSMQIEQGIPILSKWLIFNKFKFTATKGVKLGPAFLLASLTGGSIVGDMAPYQAFAIGGLGSVRGYGEGAVGSGRSCLVGNSELTFPLSKMLEGAFFLDCGTDLGSGRLVPGNPAMRQGKPGSGVGLGYGLRFKSPAGHFQVDCAINSFQQKTVYFGISNLI; encoded by the exons ATGGGAGCTCAAAAGAGCATCCATGCTGGCAAAG CCAAGATTGATGTGAATGTTGATTTTACTCACAAGCTATGTGCTACTTTGATGCTTCCTTCTCTAAG GAACACTGGAAGTCCTCTTTCTCTGATAATTGGGAG TCTTTGCATCAAACACCCGAATTTATTTGGTGGAAGTGAGAAGCTTGATGTATCATGGGATAAGGGGCTCTATGATTCAAATGTCTCAGTAACTTATAGAAGGCCAAGACCTGAGTGGCtttgtcaaaaatgttttgttattcAG CATTCTTTTTCACCTGAAATTGGGGTCCATGGTACACCAATTGACAATTTCTCTCGTTCGGGGAGTGGAGATGTAAATTTGTCTCGTTTATCAGTTGGTCTGGATCGAAATGAGCCTGCAAGCTCTGACTGGAGCAGCAGCACCAGTATCAAATTTGAG CATGTCCAACTAGTGAATGATGATGGACGCTCCATAACCAGGGACATTGATGGGTTCCCAGTGACATGCAG TGGCAGTCCCCATGACAGTATGCTAGTTTTGAAGCAAGAGTCTCAGTATGCAAAGGCAAATGATCACAGTTTTTCTCGG TTTAGTATGCAAATTGAACAAGGGATTCCTATTCTATCAAAGTGGCTAATCTTCAACAAGTTCAAATTTACTGCTACAAAAGGAGTCAAACTTGGACCAGCATTTTTATTGGCAAG CCTGACAGGTGGTTCCATTGTAGGGGACATGGCTCCTTACCAAGCATTTGCAATTGGAGGGCTTGGTAGTGTGCGAGGATATGGTGAGGGTGCTGTTGGATCCGGAAGATCATGTCTGGTTGGAAATAGTGAATTGACGTTTCCTCTG AGTAAGATGTTGGAAGGTGCTTTTTTCTTGGACTGTGGAACTGATCTGGGATCTGGCCGTCTTGTACCTG GAAATCCAGCGATGAGGCAGGGCAAACCGGGATCTGGAGTTGGGCTTGGATATGGCCTTCGTTTCAAGTCTCCAGCTGGTCATTTTCAGGTTGACTGCGCCATCAATTCCTTTCAACAAAAAACTGTCTACTTTGGCATCAGCAACCTCATCTGA